TGTAGGAAAACCTACGCTAGGCGCTCCTTGCGCAGCTGGTCGACGACCGGCAGATCCAAGGGGGCCAGATCAGCAAGAGCAACGCCCATCGCTTTGGCTAGCAAGAGATCCGCAAGCTGCGGGTTGCGGGCCAGCGCTGGGCCATGCATATAGGTGCACACCACGTTGCCCTGCACAGCGCCCTCATAAGACACCTGCTCATCAGACACTGAGGCGGTAGTAATGCCGTGCAGATCAGTGTTGCCCACACCTCGGGTGACAGTGCCCAACGGTTGGGCGTCGGGGCCCAAGATGGTCGCACCCATGTGGTTTTCAAAACCCGTCAGGGGTTCGGTGAGTTCCGCAGTAAAACCTGCTGCGGTGGGGGTGGACTGAAGTTCCCCGATGGTGCGCTTGGCTAGGGAGGCAGTGGTGGCGTCGATAAGCCCTACGCCCTCGACGATCTTTCCAGAGGCACGGAAGGACCGCCCCAACACCTGTAGACCTGCGCAAATACCCAAAATTGGGCGGCCGAGATCAGCGGCGCGGCGCAGACCTTGGTCGTTGTTGAGGTGTTCTGCCGCCAAGATCTGGGCGGTGTCTTCGCCGCCGCCGAGGCAGTACAAATCGAGGCCTTCTGGGACGGCTTCGCCGAGGCGAACCGTATGAATCTCCGCGGAGATGCCACGCAGGCGGGCGCGCTGGCGCAGGACGAGGGCGTTGCCGTCGTCGCCGTAGGTGCCCAACACGTCCGGCAGGATTAAACCGATGGTTAATTCGCTCATGTTAAGCCTCCTTGGTTGCGGCGGTGATGGCGCGCTTGAGATCGCGGAATGCGGTGTAGTTGGCCAAGACTTCGACGCGGCCAGCTGGGCAGGCCTTGATGGCGGCGAGGGGGTCACGCACCAGCTCATGGTCCACGGAAGCGTAAGTCAGACGCACGGAGAGATCCGTGCCGCGCTCGCCGGCAGCCTTGACGGAAAGCTCTTCGAGCTCTTCGAACTTGACGTCCCAAAGCCAGGAGAGATCCTCGCCGTCGGCAACCTGGCCGTTGACGGCGATCACGAGGCCCTCGGCGGTGCGATCCACCATTGACAGCGCCTCTTGCCAACCGGCAGGGTTCTTAGCCAACAGCAGGTGAATGTGGTGCTCGCCGAGGGTGATGGTGGAGTAGCGGCCTGCCACATCGTCCACCGTTTCGACGGCGCGTACAGCATCATCTAACGGCACATCGAAGCAGGTCACGGCTGCGGCGATCGCTTGGGTGGCGTTGCCGCGGTTGGCGTTGCCCGGCAGTGCTAGGGACAGCGGCACGGGTTCGGTATGCCCTGGGGCGAGAATGCCATCAGGGGTGATGGTCCATGCGGGGGTGGGGCGTTGGAAGGTTTCGCCGTTTGGGAGTGGTTTGGTGGCGTACCAGTGGTCGTCTTGGCGGACGATATGGCTGCCGGTGCGTGGGCAGGACACGGAGTCGCCGGTCCACCCGGCACCAGCCGATACCCAGACCACGTTGGGGGCGTCGTAAGCCACGGAGGTGACTAGCACGTCGTCGCAGTTGGCGATCACGGTCATGTCGGGGTGTGCGGTCACGCAGTCGCGCAGGGCACGTTCGATCTTGTTGATCTCGCCGACGCGGTCGAGCTGGTCGCGGGTGAGGTTGAGCAGGATCAGACACTCTGGGTGGAGGCGGTCGGCAGCCGAAGGAACATGCAGCTCATCGACCTCAAGGACCACGTGGCTCGCCGATTGTCCCGCCATGAGGGCGGAGATAATGCCGGCATCCATGTTGTCGCCACCTTCGTTGGTGGCCACCGTGTGCTGGGTGCGGACCGCGCTGGCCAGCATGCGCGTAGTAGTGGACTTGCCGTTCGTGCCTGTTACGAGCGCGGTCGGACGTGTTTTAGCCAACGACTGCATGATGTTCGGGTCGATTTTTTCTGCAATCAGACCACCAATCATGCCGCCGGAGCCACGGCCGGTCGCCCGCGAAGCCGTAGTGGCCACAGCGGCCGCGCCGATTGCAAGGCGAGTGCGCAAATTAAAACTCATGGCGACTAAGTCTAGTCCACTTAGGTCTCTGCTGGCTTGCCCGGCTTGACGTGTTCAACTGCGCGCAGAAATTCCTCGTCCGTCATCAGTGGAATTCCTTTGCGGTCGCCGTGCATTGCCTTGCCAGTGAGGTCTTCACTTTTATTGCACACAACTAAACTGGAGGCGCGGGTAATTTTCTCGTTGTATGCCAGCTCTGTGCGCACGATCGCCTGAATAATCCGGTCCGGATTCATGGTGATCTCAGGCGCCACCACAACTTCCATGCCCTGCACCAGTCCGCGCTCCTTGGTGTAGATGCCGGGGTTTTCCCACACGCGCGGTACCTCCATGGCATCCACGCGAATGTTGGATCGTTGCAGGCCAAAGCGGTCTGCGCGCAGATCCTCAGGGCTTGTCGACGCGACCACTCCCTGGGCGTGTTCCACAAAGAACATCCGCGCCACCAAAAGCGTGTCTTCCCGCGTGAGCTGTGTGGTGTCTGCCTGCGCGCGCGCCACACTCGCACGGGCATCAGGGGCTTCTAGGCCCAGTTGCGTTGCGACGTTCCTAATGCGGATGTCGGCAAACGTTAGTCCCAGGCGGCGTGCGGTGGCGAGCGTATCCACAATCGTGACCGGCTTGGGGATGTGGCCCACCCGTTGCCTGCGCCGATTACGTTGCCGATTGCGGCTACGGTTAGCACGGGCAGCATTGCTCATTGCACGTTTCGACTCAGAAACAATGAATCCCCACACCAGCTCTGCGTTGTGTACTAGCAGGGTGCGGCCATCGATGAGTCGGTCAAGAGCCTTAAGGATCTGCGAGTAGCGTTTGCCCTCTTTGATCTGCTCAGAGGAGAGGCCATGCAGATGGAATGGCCCAGGGTTAGATTCTGGGTTGAGCACTGCGAAGAAGTGATCGACTTCCTCGCCTTGCTCTGTGAATGTAACGGCATCAATGGTGATTAGACGGCTCGTCGATGGGTGAATACCAGAGGCTTGCACCGATAATGCCACATAAGGAGCCTTTTCGCTCTCTGCTTTTCGAGCCGCTGCCTGCTCGGCGGCGCGCTGTGCCCGCGCCTTATCGCGCTCTTGTTGGTCCTTATTAGTCATGGGGAACAGTCTAGCTGGCGGTCTTGCGGGCAGAGAAACATTCAAATCCTAGAGGTTAAACCCTTGATCGCGGGCGATCGCAAAGGTGTGATTGCGTTTATCGGATTCGGCTCCTGCAATAGGATTTTTCGCGAGCACCTGACGGGTGAAGCTATCTACGCGCCGGTTGGCATCGCGAAGATCGTAGTAGGTGGTCATCTCTTGGTCGTAGTCGCTGAGTACTTCTAGCCACGATCTGGGCGCATGATAGCCATTTTCCATTGTGCGCAATGGGGTAGCCATACGTGGTTTAAGCTGCGGTTCTTGATTAGGCCAGCCCAGTGTCATGCCAACAACTGGGAAAGTGAGCTCAGGTAGCTGCAGGAGCTCGATCACAGCTGCGGCGTCGTTGTGGACGTTGCCGAGGAAGTTCACGCCTAGCCCCAGTGATTCCGCAGCGATGCACACGTTTTGTGCGGTGAGGCAGGCGTCGGTGAACCCTTGGACAAAGTTGCGGGCGGTAGCAGCACCGGCAGGATCTGCGCCCAACTCTTGGAGGATACCTGCGTTGCGGTGGCAATCGACAATAAACAGCAGGTAGACGGGGGCGCGGCCGACATATTCCTGGGCACCGATCTCTGCTAGGCGTGTGCGTAGCTGAGGATCAGTGACACGGATAATGCTGGTACTTTGCATGCCCAACGAGGTAGCAGTCCGCCCCGCCACCGCAAAGAGCTGATCCATGATCTCCTCCGATACGGGTTCGGTGGTGAACTCACGGATAGTGCGGTGGTTAAGCTGGGTGCGGATCGTCTCGTTCATACTTGTCTTTATGCCTGCTTTCATGTCGGCTTCCCTGATGGCTTCCATGGAGGCCAAGTGTAAGTAGTTATTTAACTCAGCGCACGGTTGACTGCAGAAGTAATCGCCTTCAGGGAAGCGTAGGTGATGGAACCTGCGATACCCACGCCCCAGAACTTCTTGCCGTTAACCTCTGCCAAAATGTAGGCGGCGGCTTCAGCATCGTCACCTGCGGTACGAGCATGCTGCTCATATTCCTGCACCTCAACGTCAATGCCCAAGGACTCCAGCGCGTTGGCGTATGCGGCGATTGGTCCGTTACCGTGGCCTTCGATCGTCGTCTCAGAACCATTAACAATCAGGCGAGCGTGAATACGCGCCTCATCGTTTTCAGTTTCCGCAGCGTCAACGCTCATGGAGACTTGCTCAACGGGGCTGGTGCTATCCAAATACTCGTGGGCGAAAATGTCCCACATGCTCTTGGAATTAACCTCGCCACCTTTGGCATCGGTAACTTCCTGCACGATCGAAGAGAACTCGACCTGCATGGGGCGAGGCAGCGCCAAGCCATGGTCGGTCTTCATGATGTAAGCAACTCCACCCTTGCCGGACTGCGAGTTCACGCGGATCACAGCCTCGTAGTTGCGGCCCACATCCTTCGGGTCGATAGGCAGGTATGGAACCTCCCATGTCTCGCCACGCAGCTCGTCCCACGAGACTTCGGTGTGCGTCGCGCCGGGGCGCACACGTGAAGCCATGGCATCCAAGCCCTTGTTAACGGCATCTTGGTGGGAGCCAGAGAAGGCTGTGAATACCAGGTCGCCACCGTAAGGGTGGCGTTCCGGGACGCGCAGCTGGTTACAGTATTCAACGGTACGACGAATTTGGTTGATATCCGAGAAATCAATTTGTGGGTCCACGCCTTGGGTGAACATGTTCAGGCCAAGGGTGACCAAGCAGACGTTGCCGGTGCGTTCGCCGTTGCCGAACAGGCAGCCCTCGATTCGGTCTGCACCTGCGAGGTAGCCCAGCTCTGCTGCAGCGACACCAGTACCACGATCGTTGTGGGGGTGCAGGGACAAGATGATGCTGTCACGTCGGTTGAGGTTGCGGTGCATCCATTCAATGCCATCGGCATAAACGTTTGGGGTGATCATCTCAACTGTTGACGGCAAGTTGATGATGATGGGGTTGTCTGGGGTTGGGTCCATGACCTCGACGACGGCATCGACAACTTCCTTGGCGTATGCCAGCTCGGTTCCGGTGTAGGACTCGGGGGAGTATTCCCAGCGCCAGTTGGTATCTGGGTAGTCCACTGCGATCGACTTGATCAGTTCGGCAGCATCGGTAGCTAACTTTTTAATTGCTGTTTTGTCTTTACGGAATACTACGTTGCGCTGCAGGATCGATGTGGAGTTGTAGAAGTGTACGATCACGTTTTTTGCGCCTTCGCAGGCTTCGAAGGTACGACGGATCAGGTGTTCGCGAGCTTGTACGAGGACTTGGATGGTGACATCGTCCGGAATCATATTGTTCTCAATGATTTCGCGAACAAAGTCGAAGTCGGTTTGAGAAGCGGAAGGAAAGCCGACTTCGATTTCCTTGTAGCCCATGTTGACCAGCAGATTGAACATGCGGCGTTTACGCTCAGGGCTCATTGGATCTATAAGTGCCTGGTTACCGTCGCGCAGGTCCACTGCACACCACTGTGGCGCCTTGGTGATGCGCTTTTGTGGCCAAGTGCGGTCGGGGAGATCGATGTTTTCTACTTCGACGTGAAATGGTTGGTATCGATTTACTGCCATGGAGGAATTGCGCTGGGTGTTCCATGGGGCTTGGCCTGGTGCTTTATCGCCGCGTGGGGTGACGATAGCGGCAGGGGCGGAGATGAATGTATCTGGGGAGGTCATTGGTAGTTTCTTTCGAGTGGGTTCTTGTTACAGCCGGCTACACCAGAACTCCGCGACGGGGAGCCAGCTGTGTGCAAGGGACGTTAAGCCTGTGACCCGCCGCGGCGAAGAAGGAGAAGGTTCGCGGGATTCATGTGAAGTAGCATACATGAATCCCGTCTCATGCGCTAGAAATCTCACTATGTGGAATATATTATGAGATGTGTCGTGATTAGGGGGTGGGGTGGGGTAAAAATATACATATGATTGACGCCCGCGATTGTCTTGCTCTTGATGCTGCCAAACTTTATTACGTGACAGGTTTGGGGCAGGCGCAAGTAGCTAAAGAGCTGGGGATTTCTCGCCCCACGGTATCTAAGCTGCTGTCGCATGCTCGCGACAAGGGGTTTGTCACTATCTCCCTGAATGACCCTCGCGAGGTTGCTGGTGGGTATGTCGAAAAGCTTTGTGCTCGCTATGGGCTTGTCGATGTACGCGTGGTGCAATCTCCTGCAATGGGGAGGGGGTTGACTGGCGAGCTGGGCAATGCTGGTGCTGCGTTGCTGGAAGAGGTTGTCAAAGATGGCATGACGGTGGGCGTGTCGTGGGGTGACACAATGTTGGCGGTTTCTGAGCATTTGCGCACCTTGCCATTGGTGGACGTTAAGGTGGTGCAGCTTAAAGGAGGGCACTCGCATACCGCGCGCAACACCAATGACATGGTTACACTGACGCGATTTTCGCGAGCTCTGAATGCGGAAATGATGATGTTGCCGCTGCCTGTCATTCTTGACAGTAAAGAGGCTAAAGAATTGGTGGTAAAAGATCGCCATATTGCATCCATGCTGGATTTGGGGGCGCATTGCGATGTTGCCGTGTTTACGGTCGGAGCGGTAAAGCCGGAGAGCTTGCTGCTTAATCTGGGATATCTGTCGCCTGGTGAGCAAGCTCGCTTGATGGAACATGCGGTAGGTGATGTGTGTTCGCGTTTTTATGATACTCAAGGTGAGGTTGCGGATCCTGATATTGATGCTCGTACGGTGGGAATATCGCTGACAGATTTGAAGAAGCGTCCCGTGCGAGTGCTGGTCGCGGGCGGCTTGGAGAAAGCGCCCGCGATCGAGGCTGCCCTGCGTACGGGAGTGGCGACCCATGTGGTGATCGATCATGCTACGGCGCAGCGCGTAGTAGAGATAGTGTAGTGGTAATACGGCGCTGTTTATGTAGTCGAATATTCGTGCCATTTTCATTCCCCCTGTGTCTAATTGGCTGATTTTGAGTGTAGCCACAGTGCAGTGATGTGCGCTAGCCCCTTCTGTTACCCCTTTTTGTTCGAATGCTCTTTCGGTTGTTGTGATTCTGCGATACACTTGCAACCAACATGAACAACCAGGGGGCCACATCATGAACATCACAGGGGATACAACCAACACACAACCGTTCTACAGTCACTGCGACATGAACGACCCACTATGTCGTGCACAACGACTCCACACCCAATTCGACTACCACCGCTGGCACAGCCTCCAACCCGATGACAACGACGACGTCGACACCTACACTGCAGACATCGCCACCCGCATCGGCAAAACCCAACGCTACGTCTGCGACCACCTCGACGCCATCTACTACCTCACCCAACTCCCACAACTACACACCCTCTACCAACAACTCTGGCACCTCGACGACACCCGACTGATCGCCATCACCAGAATCATCTCCGCACTACCAACCACTTACTTTGATGCGATCGATGCCCATCTCACGCGCTGGCTTACACCCACGCAACCCGCACAAACCATCCCTAGCACCAGGGCTATTATTCGATTTTTACGCAAAACCATCACAGCTCTTGGTTATCACCTCGACAACACCCGAAAACCAGAACAATACCTCTACGTCTACGATGCTGGACACGGACTGGCAGGTATCGATGCTCTCATCCACGCCGGTGTCGCAGAACTACTCGAGACCACCCTGCGTAGCATTAAAAAGACCCACGATTGTGATGACTCCACAGCCTTACAACTACTGTTAGAGGATAAAACCAGTGTGGTGATCAACGTCTACGACACTGGTACTGGAATTACCTACACTCCACAAGGAACGGCCTTGCCGACGGTGCCTGAGCATGCTGTTATTCGTGTGCTTGGTGATGTTGATACTGCTGTGGTGGCCGGTTACCGGTTTACGGAAGCGATGCGTAGGTTTATTCAAGGTCGTGATGGGGTGTGTCGTTTTCCTGGTTGTGGGGTGTTAGCGCAGTGGTGCGATATTGACCATGTTGAAGAATATGGTCATGGTGGTGTTACTGGTGCTGTTAACGCCCAGTGTTTATGCCGACATCATCATAATATGAAGACGTCTCGTCGGGTGGATTGTGAGATTGATGCTTATGGTGT
The sequence above is drawn from the Corynebacterium rouxii genome and encodes:
- a CDS encoding type 1 glutamine amidotransferase yields the protein MSELTIGLILPDVLGTYGDDGNALVLRQRARLRGISAEIHTVRLGEAVPEGLDLYCLGGGEDTAQILAAEHLNNDQGLRRAADLGRPILGICAGLQVLGRSFRASGKIVEGVGLIDATTASLAKRTIGELQSTPTAAGFTAELTEPLTGFENHMGATILGPDAQPLGTVTRGVGNTDLHGITTASVSDEQVSYEGAVQGNVVCTYMHGPALARNPQLADLLLAKAMGVALADLAPLDLPVVDQLRKERLA
- a CDS encoding Mur ligase family protein, which gives rise to MSFNLRTRLAIGAAAVATTASRATGRGSGGMIGGLIAEKIDPNIMQSLAKTRPTALVTGTNGKSTTTRMLASAVRTQHTVATNEGGDNMDAGIISALMAGQSASHVVLEVDELHVPSAADRLHPECLILLNLTRDQLDRVGEINKIERALRDCVTAHPDMTVIANCDDVLVTSVAYDAPNVVWVSAGAGWTGDSVSCPRTGSHIVRQDDHWYATKPLPNGETFQRPTPAWTITPDGILAPGHTEPVPLSLALPGNANRGNATQAIAAAVTCFDVPLDDAVRAVETVDDVAGRYSTITLGEHHIHLLLAKNPAGWQEALSMVDRTAEGLVIAVNGQVADGEDLSWLWDVKFEELEELSVKAAGERGTDLSVRLTYASVDHELVRDPLAAIKACPAGRVEVLANYTAFRDLKRAITAATKEA
- a CDS encoding DNA polymerase III subunit epsilon (3'-5' exonuclease of DNA polymerase III), whose protein sequence is MNVSLPARPPARLFPMTNKDQQERDKARAQRAAEQAAARKAESEKAPYVALSVQASGIHPSTSRLITIDAVTFTEQGEEVDHFFAVLNPESNPGPFHLHGLSSEQIKEGKRYSQILKALDRLIDGRTLLVHNAELVWGFIVSESKRAMSNAARANRSRNRQRNRRRQRVGHIPKPVTIVDTLATARRLGLTFADIRIRNVATQLGLEAPDARASVARAQADTTQLTREDTLLVARMFFVEHAQGVVASTSPEDLRADRFGLQRSNIRVDAMEVPRVWENPGIYTKERGLVQGMEVVVAPEITMNPDRIIQAIVRTELAYNEKITRASSLVVCNKSEDLTGKAMHGDRKGIPLMTDEEFLRAVEHVKPGKPAET
- a CDS encoding NADPH-dependent oxidoreductase, producing the protein MEAIREADMKAGIKTSMNETIRTQLNHRTIREFTTEPVSEEIMDQLFAVAGRTATSLGMQSTSIIRVTDPQLRTRLAEIGAQEYVGRAPVYLLFIVDCHRNAGILQELGADPAGAATARNFVQGFTDACLTAQNVCIAAESLGLGVNFLGNVHNDAAAVIELLQLPELTFPVVGMTLGWPNQEPQLKPRMATPLRTMENGYHAPRSWLEVLSDYDQEMTTYYDLRDANRRVDSFTRQVLAKNPIAGAESDKRNHTFAIARDQGFNL
- the leuA gene encoding 2-isopropylmalate synthase; this encodes MTSPDTFISAPAAIVTPRGDKAPGQAPWNTQRNSSMAVNRYQPFHVEVENIDLPDRTWPQKRITKAPQWCAVDLRDGNQALIDPMSPERKRRMFNLLVNMGYKEIEVGFPSASQTDFDFVREIIENNMIPDDVTIQVLVQAREHLIRRTFEACEGAKNVIVHFYNSTSILQRNVVFRKDKTAIKKLATDAAELIKSIAVDYPDTNWRWEYSPESYTGTELAYAKEVVDAVVEVMDPTPDNPIIINLPSTVEMITPNVYADGIEWMHRNLNRRDSIILSLHPHNDRGTGVAAAELGYLAGADRIEGCLFGNGERTGNVCLVTLGLNMFTQGVDPQIDFSDINQIRRTVEYCNQLRVPERHPYGGDLVFTAFSGSHQDAVNKGLDAMASRVRPGATHTEVSWDELRGETWEVPYLPIDPKDVGRNYEAVIRVNSQSGKGGVAYIMKTDHGLALPRPMQVEFSSIVQEVTDAKGGEVNSKSMWDIFAHEYLDSTSPVEQVSMSVDAAETENDEARIHARLIVNGSETTIEGHGNGPIAAYANALESLGIDVEVQEYEQHARTAGDDAEAAAYILAEVNGKKFWGVGIAGSITYASLKAITSAVNRALS
- a CDS encoding sugar-binding transcriptional regulator, producing the protein MIDARDCLALDAAKLYYVTGLGQAQVAKELGISRPTVSKLLSHARDKGFVTISLNDPREVAGGYVEKLCARYGLVDVRVVQSPAMGRGLTGELGNAGAALLEEVVKDGMTVGVSWGDTMLAVSEHLRTLPLVDVKVVQLKGGHSHTARNTNDMVTLTRFSRALNAEMMMLPLPVILDSKEAKELVVKDRHIASMLDLGAHCDVAVFTVGAVKPESLLLNLGYLSPGEQARLMEHAVGDVCSRFYDTQGEVADPDIDARTVGISLTDLKKRPVRVLVAGGLEKAPAIEAALRTGVATHVVIDHATAQRVVEIV
- a CDS encoding HNH endonuclease signature motif containing protein; translation: MNITGDTTNTQPFYSHCDMNDPLCRAQRLHTQFDYHRWHSLQPDDNDDVDTYTADIATRIGKTQRYVCDHLDAIYYLTQLPQLHTLYQQLWHLDDTRLIAITRIISALPTTYFDAIDAHLTRWLTPTQPAQTIPSTRAIIRFLRKTITALGYHLDNTRKPEQYLYVYDAGHGLAGIDALIHAGVAELLETTLRSIKKTHDCDDSTALQLLLEDKTSVVINVYDTGTGITYTPQGTALPTVPEHAVIRVLGDVDTAVVAGYRFTEAMRRFIQGRDGVCRFPGCGVLAQWCDIDHVEEYGHGGVTGAVNAQCLCRHHHNMKTSRRVDCEIDAYGVVSWQIGDRTVVTTPEGVLAGQTFRQRREKKIKKAA